From Salmo salar chromosome ssa21, Ssal_v3.1, whole genome shotgun sequence:
gcgttctgtctcctagagattaacgtactttggtgtgaaaagtgcaaatcaatcccagaacaacagcaaaggaccttgtgaagatgcttgaggaaacaggtacaaaagtatctatatccacagtaaaacaagtcctatattgacatgacctgaaagaccgctcagcaaggaagaagccactgctccaaaaccgccataaaaaactcagaggtttgcaactgcacatggggacaaagatcgtactttttggagaaatgtcctctggtctgatgaaacaaaaatagaactatttggccataatgaccatcgttatgtttggagggaaaagggagaggcttgcaagccgaagaacaccatcccaaccgtgaagcacggggtggaagcatcatgttgtgggggtgctttgttgcaagagggactggtgcacttcacaaaatagatggcatcatgaggcaggaaaatgatgtggatatattgaagcaacatctcaagacatcagtcaggaagttaaagcttggtcccaaatgagtcttccaaatggacaatgaccccaagcatacttccaaagttgtggcaaaatggtttaaggacaacaaagtcaaggtattggagtggccatcacaaagccctgacctcaatccgatagaaaatttgtgggcagaactgaaaaagcgtgtgcgagcaaggaggtctacaaacttgattcagttacaccagctctgtcaggacgaatgggccaaaattcacccaacttattgtgggaagcttgtggaaggctacccgaaacgtttgacccaagttaaacaatttaaaggcaatgctaccaaatactaattgagtgtatgtaaacttctgacccactgggaatgtgatgaaagaaataaaagctgaaataaatcattctctctactataattctgacatttcacattcttaaaataaagtggtgatcctaactgacctaagacagtgaatttgtTACTagattaaatttcaggaattgtgaaaaactgagtttaaatatatttggctaaggtgtatgtaaagttccgacttcaactgtaccaatAGGTACAGGTTTTTTTGCGAGAtactggaaaacctccctggtctttgtggttgaatcttcatttgaaattcactgctcaactgagggaccttacagataattgtatgtgtgtggaaCAGAGattgggtagtcattcaaaaatccatgcaacttattatgtcacttgttaagctttttactcctgaacgtatttaggcttgccataacaaaggggttgaatatttattgactcaagacatttcagcttttcatttttaattaatttgtaaaaattctaacaatataattccactttgacattatggagtattgtgtgtgtgggCCAGTGACATCAAAGCTCATTTGAAAACAATTTAAATTCTgtcagtaacacaacaaaatgcttAAAAAGTCGATAggtgtgaatagtttctgaatgcACAATAGCATACACTGCTTTCTATAGCTATACTTTCCCATTCTAAAACATGGAAAATAGCCAATGCAAGGTGATTTAACATTATACATCcttcacattacattttttttctttagaGTGACCTTAAATAACCATCAAATAAGAGCATCAAAATGTGTATAAATGCATAGCCTACTAAACTGCTGAGAAGGGGTCTTTCCTGAAttactttttttgttttctttgtaACTTTTCATAACACACACATTCGTTTGATTAACTggataaaaaagtatttaaaaaaaaacacattgaacACACAAAAAAGCCACAAAGTTTTAGTACCTTGTGTTTTTGACGATGCCAGaaaccaaagacagtacagtatgaagataagcAGAAACGGCTTATCCAATAGAAATCATCGATCACGCTTGTATgcgatgtcatggcgacgttggTTAGCTAAGCGCATGCGTAGAATCACGTCAACGGTTGTCTCGCGCCAAAATGCGCATGTGCAAACAGTCAAATCAAAGCCCCTCCTTCAATATAAAGTAGTTTTTGACGAAAATGAAAACATGTCAGTTTGTCaatttcacgaggttggagtaataacatgttcaactacttaagattGGTTCGAATCTAAGTTGTGCTTTTAGATTTCAAGGAAATGAACAACTAAAGTAAAACATTGTTCCTGTGTTATTGACCTCTCAAACCCCGGCCTGGTCTGCTGTCAAGCGTTCCCGGAAGGCTCACGATGTTGcgtctctgggtttagaaactctctCTTGCAGTGTACCGGAAGTGTTGCTATGTAGGCAATTTAGCCTATTTTTCGAATCATTCCGGAAACAGAGGGAAATAAAAGCTACTGTGGCTAGCCAGCCAATCGCAGTTTCACCACAAAAATATCCAGGGTTTGAGGAGACATGGGGGGAGCACAGAGCATCGAAATACCTGGAGGAGGATCCGAAGGTTATCACGTCCTCAGAGTATGGATATTTGCTTGCACACGGGGTCATGCTAAACCATGAGCTGTAACTGGGATAGCTGATAATGGGAACAACACAGGAATGCTTGTCAACAGACTGAATGATGTTGCGGCCTTCTGATTGCCGTAGCCTGTCAGTGTGTATTTTAGGGGCTTCCTATGAGCAATTCACAACATGTTTGCTGTTCAGAAAACAAACTATGTGTAGTCTAACAAATTAAACAGAGCACTGTCTGAAAACTTGCTAGCTGATTTGGCTAACTAGCTAGATTGCAAGCCAGCCATGAAGCTAGGCCATCACTTGACTTGAGGAACCGGTCCGTCAATGTGCAGTGACGGGGTGTGATTTCCTTTCAATCCAGAACACAGTTGTTGTTTCATTGAATGTTTCAAGGCAATAATATGATTGTGCCATGTGCAAACTTCATGTCTCAATTTGCAGGTGCAAGAGAACTCCCCTGGTCATCTTGCAGGATTGGAACCATTCTTTGACTTTATTATTTCCATCAGTGACACAAGATTGGTAAGCTGTCATTTCTCAAATGATCTACCTCTGGTATCTGTCAGATCCCTAGCAGCTCAAATGTTTCCAAAGCCAGGGATACAAGACAACCAATAGCTGGACTAACTTTGTTTACAGGTGATGCACTTTAACATGGTTGTGAGTAGATCGTTACAACCAGAAGTTACTTTTCGttgcaggttaggagagcattttacCTAACCCTTTATCTAACTTAATAATCCTGATCCTGCTAcattcattctcctaacctgctacgaaaaagtcACGTCTGGTCGTAGCTTTATACCACCTAGTCAAAACCCTTTCAAATCTGCTAACGTCTTCACTCTTGTCAGAACAAAGATAATGACACATTAAAAGACTTGCTGAAGGTGAACGTGGAGAAATGCATCAAGATGCTGGTATACAGCAGCAAGACCCTTGAGCTGAGGGAGACAACAGTCACACCCAGCAACATGTGGGGAGGCCAGGGGCTGCTGGGTGTCAGCATCCGATTCTGCAGCTTCGAAGGAGCCAATGAGAATGTGTGGCATGTTTTGGTGAGCGAATCGCCTTGCAGTTTAGAGCTGCGGACATGAATGAATGTGAAACGGGAAACGCCAGGATTGTGTAGCTTAATCATGATGTGAAGACTTTCAGTAACCCGAGTGCATATATTTACAATATCGATCTGCATTCTATTTCTTGTCCTCAGGAAGTGGAGCCAAACTCTCCTGCAGCCCTGGCTGGTTTGAGACCACTCACTGACTACATCATAGGTGCGGACACTGTCATGAACGAGGTGTGTGGAATGCCTTTCTTTAGTGACAATTCAATGATGTTCTCCCTACGCTAAACTGTTGATGATGATTGCTATAGTGTTTGGCTATGTTTTTCCCCGCAGTCTGAAGATCTCTTCTCCCTCATTGAAACTCATGAAGGGAAAGGGCTTAAGTTGTATGTGTATAACACTGACACGGACAACTGTCGGGAGGTGGTCATCACTCCAAACTCTGAATGGGGTGGAGAAGGCAGGTAATGGCATTGACATTTGTTGTTCATTGATTTAGCTGAGGTGCCTATAGGCTGGCAGGTAGCACAGTTACTCTCTCTGCCCTTCTTCAGCCTAGGTTGTGGGATTGGCTATGGCTACCTGCACAGGATACCCACACAGCCATTTGAAGAGGGTAAGAAGATGAGTTTCCCTGGACAGATTCCAAGTGAACCGGTTTCCCCACTCAAGGATGGCTTCACAGAGGTAAGACCTTTTTGGAAATGACCGACGACTTTTCACTCCTAATACCTGGCAGTCACGTGAGGGAATTTATGTACTCTGAGAATATTCGACAGCGCTAGGTGTTGATCCCAGTTTTAATTTGTTCCTCAGGTTCAGCTCTCTGCTGTCAGTCCTCAACCTGCGGTGCCTTCTGCTCCGACTGGGTTGGAACAAAATCTCTCTGACCTGTCAATCAGCTCAGCTCCTCTCACTGTCCCGAACGCTCTACAAACAGGTATGCTAGGTATCATTACTCTTCATTTAGATGCATATTGCTTACTGACTTGATATCACCAGGTAAGAGATTAGTATTctcggcggtgtcagaggaaggcccaaaaaatggtcataCTTCAGTCCCCCAAgttaaatggccacccggactatttatattgacacccccatcatttgttttgtacactgctgctaatcgctgtttattatctatgcatagacaCGTTATCCCTACCTAtgtgtacaaattacctcgactaacctgtacccccgcacattgactcggtactggtaccccctgtatatagcctcgttattgttattctgtgttactttttattttttacttattttccTAACTCTATTTCtcgaactgcattgttggttaagggcttgtaagtaattcggcgcatgtgacaaataaaattagatgtTATTACAATGGATTGTCTTTGTCCAAGGAGTGCCTACTATGCCACTGTTGCCTAGCCAAGTCGGCCCCCTGCTAAGCACTGTACCTCCAATCCTCCCTGCTACCACGTTACCAGGTACGCGCTAGACACGGTTTGGTAACAATATAATGTTGCATGTATAATTTGCATGTGGCTTTGTGTATTTAAATATATTCATATTTCCTGCACAGGTCTAATGTCGTTACCCGGAGGCCTACCTCCCCTTCCCAACCTGCCAAATTTGAATTTCACTTTGCCAGACTTCGGCACTGTATCGTTACCAGGTATTGGAGGGATTCCACCAGCAGGTAATGTCAATGTTTTCAAGATTCTTTATTTTTAAAGATGTTTATTTGAATACTACTTTCAGTAATATTTCTGTATTGCTGAAACATTCTACCTGTGTTCCTCAGGTTTCCCTCCATTGGCCCATCTTCCTCCTCTAACTCTATCCATGCTCAACTCTCAGCTGCCCCTGGTCCCAGGGGTAACTCTGCCTCCATCTGAGTTCACTCTGCCACCTGTCTCTGCAAACGTCAAAGTCTCCTATGAGCAGAGACCTGCCCTCATCCCGGACACAAAATCCTCCAGCGCCCCAGTGGTCATTGACAAATTGACGGAAACACTCCTCCCTACACCAGTGGCCTCCTTTGAACCAACAGAAGCGACCTCTGAGTCCTAACAGAGAACCATCTACCAACAAGCTCTACTATCTTTAAAATTCAACAATCTGGAAACACTTATAGTTGTACTACTGAAACTATGGTTGTGCCCCTAATTCTCCACTTTGTTCCGAAAGTGTGTATACTTCCTGTCATGGATTTACAAGCTCTGGATTAGTGTAATCATTGgcgagtgtttctctctctctcccccccttaaATCCATCATGGGAAGTGTGCAGCCAAGTGCACACTCTGGAAAAAGGGTGGAGAATCAGGATGTAGCCATGGTTGTTGAAACAGCAAAGGTCCTCAGAAGGATGGGAGAATTGTGAGAGACCCACTTTAGTAAATTGATACTGCATTACAAGCTAAGGGCTCTTATTCAATCCGTGTAGCGGAAGTTCGGCTTTACAGTGTGAttggaatttaaaggcaatgttcccgctttAGTGGAGACTGaattcacggtaaatgctgcaaATGTGAGCTcaaagcagcaatcagcagtagaaacaaagCATGCTCCCTGCCCGTTTTGGTAAAACGCTGAGGgatatgtaaccactcaaattcatagacagagctatgatgcaaaaaatgtttacaaacattggagtaaaacaagcttattttGGGTTCTGGACAGTTGAACTCAGCTCATGAGCCATTTGTTATATTAAAAAATTCATTAAGTCCAAAAATTCTAAATTGTGGAATCTAATACTTCAGCTTGTACTAAAACACTTCATATGAATGAAAGTGTAATTGAACCATCCCTTGATTAAATGATGTATTTTTGCCTGGGTGTGAAAATGACGGTGCTTTACTTTTGAAAACCACAGGGTGTCAGTGTAGGACCAATGAAATCTACTTGGGTGAACAATGGGATTGTTCATTGTGCACTTTACATGTACTCTTCGAACTTGGTGGAACAAAAATATTCTTTATGGATGCAAATGTAAATCATGTTTGCATGATTCATCACCGTGTAGGCCTAATACACGTAATATGTCTATTGAGCCCTTCAGCAttttgttttaagatggtcagtGGAACAGAATATATTGGGCTGTGTAACTCCATACCTGCAAATAACCTGAAGGTCACCGTCTGGTCACAGACGCCTGACTGCAGCGACAAGGAGTACTCATCATACTTTGATCTTCCCCTCAGTTTCAATAAAGCCCTTATCCATCAAATGGAACAGCGGAGTGCTTCTCCCACCGTCTCCAAAAGAAGTCACTCGTATGGCATGCTATGATTTCCTGGTATTTATTATCAGTCATCATTTATTCTTTTTATAGAACTGTACAATTGTACCCAAAGTGGATCATACAGCCCTTTAAAAAGTAACATCAAAAGCAGCAAAATGAAAACACTCCAGGACATAAATGTACAAGGGAAATTGTTAAACCATGGTACAGCTGCAATTCAAAATCTGAAAATCTTCTGTACAGCAAATATACATTTACTCTTGAAGGAATTATTTTTAATCATCCTGCATATTATTCTGTACATTGCCATTCGTCTACATTTGGTTATTTTGTGCATTCAACATTAGTATGCTGCCTGGGCCTAAATGACAATAATGCCACTTGTATGCTAAAATTACATTCTCATAGCTAATTGTACAACTCAAATTAAAACCTAACACTTTCGctgaaaacaaaaaacaaacagccAAATTGATGGTGAAAAAGGAACCTCTTCGCAGCTAAAGCATTTGCACCCTTGCAAGAGGATGTTAACAGTTCTAAAAACAGCAGGCTGCCAGTTGGCCCTATAAGGCTTCCACCAGCAAAAGAAACTCAAGTGTCCAGTCACATTTCTTCAAGGTACTTTGTCTGTAGCAGTGCTCTATTCAACCTTTACAAAGTCATTCACTTATGTTCTTTAAACATCCTTTCATTAGTCTTTAGAAAACACATTTGAAACAGCACAGTACAGGCGAAGGCCTAACTCCACACCATTCAGTCTGCAGTGTCTATGGCCCTCTTGTCCTTCCATACACCGCTAGTTGGCATGTAGCTCCTCTCCCCCACACACGGTCCTATGGGGGAGGGGGGCTCTGCAGGCGTGGGGCAGCCAGGCAGTAATTCAGTCAGTTCAGGACCAGCCCTCAGTATGAAATGATACTGGAGGCGGCAGGTCCTGAGCCACCGGCACCCATCTGCAGGTTCCCTGAAGAGTTGGACCTCCTCATGTGAGGAAGCAGGTAGGAATCCCTTCCCAGCTGGTGAACATCAAACCGGTCCTCCTTCCTGTATGCCAGGCAGCGCCTTATAAAGGCCTTGGGGAATAAAAGGCGACATCGTTCAAAACACGGGCACTGAGAACCAATTAAAATGATTAAACAGAGCAATACGTTGAGTATGCTGGTGATCATAACTTATGGCTGGACAGAAATGCATCTCAAAAGGGCCTGTGATGTCTGTACCTTACTGTGAACACTAGCGGTCTCGACAAAAGCAATGCCAAATACAGGAATTGATCATAAAACAATGCAAAACTATTAAAGAAGATGAAGTAGAAGTGACAATTGCAGTCAGATGGTAATATTCAGAACACAAATGATCCCTCACCTTTGCTTCATTACTGGCAACAGGCTTGACAGGAAACTGAACTTCGGTTGCATTAAGTATTGTGTTCTCCTGCAGGATATCCTGCTGAGACTGATTGTGGCCGAACGGCTGAAAAAGAAATAAGGCTCAGCGTCAACTTATTTTCTCGACACTCATTTTGGTAAATCAATAAAACCAGTTCTTTAAAAACGTACTTTTCTTCCATACAAACACTGGAAAAAGATGACACCCACAGACCACACGTCCACCTTGTTGGAAATCTTTGGAGGTTCTTTGCCAACAACAAAACACTCCGGAGGCAAGTACCTttgagaaaacaaaaacaaaatgatGTCTGCCCACATGTCAAGCATCATATCACCCAAATAATGTGCTGGTCCCATGACACGTGTATGCGGTGGCACTTCTTACCAGTAGGTCCCTGCTCCTTGTGATGTCAGGTCCATGCCATCTGCACCGTAGCTGTCGTCGTCCATGATTTTGGACAAACCGAAGTCTGTGATTTTGATTTCCCCACACGCTGTGCCATCAACAAGCAGGATGTTACCTTGAAATTGGAACAGAACAAATGAGCACATTGCATCAGAAATAATTGGAGCCCTCCCAGTATGGGATATCATTCAGGTGTGTGCGAGCGTTCGTTCACCCGGCTTGAGGTCATAGTGGATGATGGGGGGCTTGATATCGTTCAGATATCGGAGCGCATTCACAATCTGCATGACGATGGAGCGGGCCTCCTTCTCCGACATCAGCTTGTGCTGCTTCAAGTAGAAGTCCAGGTCATTGCCTTCACAGTATTCCAAAACTGTGCAAAACCTTTGGGGGCATCATAAAATGAGCAATGTGTAAACGGCAGTGacaagagatatatatagatatatattagtcAGTACAATAAGCAAGGTTAACTTACGTGTCTGTGTCCAGTGAGAAGTAGTCATACAGCTTGACGATTCTGGGGTGGTCCAGCTGCTTGTGTATTCTGTACTCCCGACAGGCATGTCTGCAACAAGGTGAGCAATGTTACCATGGGCAACCAACTGAATGACACCAGGCAGTAGGAGCACAGCAGTATGACTGAATAACCCAGATATTAAGCAGATGGAGTAGAACAATAAGCTTAAAGCCGGTGCATTACaagtaaatacattttgaaaaacTGTGTTGTTACTGTGATTCATAAAACTGACTCGATACCGCCACACAGTGTTGAATAAGAACACGGAGAAAATGGCAACGATTTAATGTGGAACATACTTGTGATAATtctcctttttctcctctctccagttcttgTTGAGCTGATGAATTTTCACAGCAGCATAGCGTTGCTCAATCAAGTCAAACGCCTATAACAGAAAGGTTCTGGACTGGTCCACTCaaacaaagacttgtagatgCAAACTGACGACATGAATACACAGGTCGAATATAAACTCACCTTGTAAACTTCACTAAAGCCTCCTCTTCCCAGAAGATGTAACAGTAGATATCTCTCGTTCAAAGTCGGATGGTCTTTGAATctttcaaacaaaaacaaggTCAGAATCTCATTAGGAATTAACTCGATGGTAGGACTTTCACCAACTCAAAAACAACTAATGGCTAGAAAGAGGGACCTCATTATTGAAATGCTAgtcaggggggaaaaaaaacaggcTCATTTTACATCGTGTGGCAGAATGGA
This genomic window contains:
- the gors2 gene encoding Golgi reassembly-stacking protein 2, whose protein sequence is MGGAQSIEIPGGGSEGYHVLRVQENSPGHLAGLEPFFDFIISISDTRLNKDNDTLKDLLKVNVEKCIKMLVYSSKTLELRETTVTPSNMWGGQGLLGVSIRFCSFEGANENVWHVLEVEPNSPAALAGLRPLTDYIIGADTVMNESEDLFSLIETHEGKGLKLYVYNTDTDNCREVVITPNSEWGGEGSLGCGIGYGYLHRIPTQPFEEGKKMSFPGQIPSEPVSPLKDGFTEVQLSAVSPQPAVPSAPTGLEQNLSDLSISSAPLTVPNALQTGVPTMPLLPSQVGPLLSTVPPILPATTLPGLMSLPGGLPPLPNLPNLNFTLPDFGTVSLPGIGGIPPAGFPPLAHLPPLTLSMLNSQLPLVPGVTLPPSEFTLPPVSANVKVSYEQRPALIPDTKSSSAPVVIDKLTETLLPTPVASFEPTEATSES
- the gors2 gene encoding Golgi reassembly-stacking protein 2 isoform X1; this encodes MGGAQSIEIPGGGSEGYHVLRVQENSPGHLAGLEPFFDFIISISDTRLNKDNDTLKDLLKVNVEKCIKMLVYSSKTLELRETTVTPSNMWGGQGLLGVSIRFCSFEGANENVWHVLEVEPNSPAALAGLRPLTDYIIGADTVMNESEDLFSLIETHEGKGLKLYVYNTDTDNCREVVITPNSEWGGEGSLGCGIGYGYLHRIPTQPFEEGKKMSFPGQIPSEPVSPLKDGFTEVQLSAVSPQPAVPSAPTGLEQNLSDLSISSAPLTVPNALQTVPTMPLLPSQVGPLLSTVPPILPATTLPGLMSLPGGLPPLPNLPNLNFTLPDFGTVSLPGIGGIPPAGFPPLAHLPPLTLSMLNSQLPLVPGVTLPPSEFTLPPVSANVKVSYEQRPALIPDTKSSSAPVVIDKLTETLLPTPVASFEPTEATSES